The Prunus dulcis chromosome 5, ALMONDv2, whole genome shotgun sequence genomic sequence GTTACCTTTCATACTAAACCCTAATGTGGCTTGTAAGATCCGTAGGACTTGTGCTAAGGTGGCTATCACAAATTTAAAGTGATATAATTCAGtaattattcatttattttgtacgtGATAAACACTTTAGTGTAGCCGTTTGGTCTAATTAAACAGGAAAAagacaaataataaaaaatacgAGAATTGCATGGTCTACCACACAGGGACAGATCATTCCCTTGGCAATCAACAAGTGTCTTTTGTCGTTGCAACGTGGCTTTGCACAGGAAGATAGAATAAAAACACATAAACGTAGCTGCCTAGAATTAAACACAtaaaagcatatatatataaatcctTGTTCTTGGCAAATTCCAGAGCAGAGAATcatcaagagagagagagagcgagagagatgTCGGCCGCTTCCCAAGTAGATCCACATAACGAGATGAGAGCCAGAGATGTGAACAAGGTGGCAAGAGGAGAGCAAGCTCCTAGGCCTACGCATGAATACGGCTCCATCAATTCAGCCCCTCCTAAACCCAAACCTAAGGACCCTGCTGCAGCCGAAATCAAGGtctctctttttcctccttaatttcttcatatatttataCGTGTGCATGCCCCGCATAAGAgaagaaatttatatatatatatatatatatatgagaaaaaTGATGTAATAAAGtagcaaaacagaaaaactaCAAGACATATATCATAAGTCATGACCGATCATTGATTTTAAAAGATGCTTCCACGATTAGGTAcctaaaatttttgttataatttgtGCCTGAAGTTTCGTTTGGAGTGATAATTAATAGTGCTAAACTACTGCAAATGTGACGACAtatatttcttaaaaacatGTTTAAGGATGTTGATAATCTGCAGGTTGAAGATAACCCACCTGCGAGACATTGCTATGCAAGTTACGTACAGTACTACAAGTGAGTAAAATAACCCTATCACTACATATCTTGATCATATTCACTCATATTGTTCTTGTCCCAAGTTATTATTAGTAATTAACCTCTACACATGGCGCTAAATAATTGAATCTTCACTTAGCCAATGGGTATAGCTCAATTGGTTGAGCTCTAGCTTTCCTCCACTTATGTAAGGCGAGGTTTGATACCCC encodes the following:
- the LOC117628797 gene encoding cytochrome c oxidase subunit 6b-3-like, with the translated sequence MSAASQVDPHNEMRARDVNKVARGEQAPRPTHEYGSINSAPPKPKPKDPAAAEIKVEDNPPARHCYASYVQYYKCIKEEGKVPKCERFEKNYRLLCPVEWIERWDEEQKLGVFAGPI